A window from Sphingobium sp. EM0848 encodes these proteins:
- a CDS encoding Flp family type IVb pilin: MRALIKSFRLRGLAACQRGATAVEYGLILALICLAIIGAMSSVANKTIGMWNNVATEVLAH; encoded by the coding sequence ATGCGGGCGTTGATCAAAAGCTTTCGCCTTCGGGGACTTGCGGCGTGCCAGCGCGGAGCGACGGCGGTGGAATATGGACTGATCCTCGCGCTAATCTGTCTGGCCATCATCGGCGCCATGTCAAGCGTCGCCAACAAGACCATCGGCATGTGGAACAATGTGGCGACAGAAGTTCTCGCGCATTAA